A single window of Synergistota bacterium DNA harbors:
- a CDS encoding PLP-dependent aminotransferase family protein yields the protein MNWSAKLSTIGKGLRPSPIRELLSIAKRPGVISLAGGLPAPEIFPGDKFAEIAPMVDEYANTALQYGRTEGLDDLRTFLVDWFNKRHGLGIDVDNIVIVNGSQQAMDVIGKVFLDHGDLVFVEAPTYVGTIVALRNCGAQFFGIPMDEEGLIVDALEEEIKRRQKESLPMPKFVYVIPNFQNPSGRVMSLDRRKKLYELAEKYDLIIVEDDAYGEIYFDEKPPVLIKSMDSSGRVIYCGTFSKILAPGTRVGWIIADREIIRKFVYAKQGMDLSTSILAQFFIAEFCKRGWLEPQIELIRKYYKEKRDIMAEALKEYLPDNAEFVKPGGGFFYWVRVEGINTTEMFKTAVEKYNVAYVMGSAFYPDGDRHDEMRVNFTYPSKENLKEGAKRLSEAIKEFSGD from the coding sequence ATGAACTGGAGTGCTAAGCTGTCCACGATAGGTAAGGGACTCAGGCCGTCCCCTATACGAGAACTCCTTTCCATAGCCAAGAGGCCTGGTGTTATCTCGCTCGCAGGGGGGCTTCCAGCACCTGAGATATTTCCTGGAGATAAGTTCGCTGAGATTGCTCCCATGGTAGATGAGTATGCTAATACGGCATTGCAGTATGGGAGAACGGAGGGACTTGATGATCTCAGAACCTTTCTCGTAGATTGGTTCAATAAGAGGCACGGTCTGGGCATAGATGTTGATAACATTGTGATAGTAAACGGCTCTCAACAGGCAATGGATGTAATAGGTAAGGTCTTTCTGGATCACGGAGATTTGGTTTTCGTTGAGGCTCCTACCTATGTTGGTACCATCGTTGCCTTAAGAAACTGTGGCGCTCAGTTTTTCGGAATTCCCATGGACGAGGAAGGGCTTATCGTTGATGCCCTTGAAGAAGAGATAAAGAGGAGACAGAAGGAGAGCCTGCCTATGCCTAAGTTCGTTTACGTTATTCCTAACTTTCAGAATCCGTCGGGCAGGGTTATGTCCCTTGATAGAAGGAAGAAGCTTTATGAGCTTGCTGAAAAATACGATCTTATCATAGTTGAAGATGATGCTTATGGGGAGATCTATTTTGATGAGAAACCCCCGGTTCTGATAAAGAGTATGGATTCCTCGGGCAGGGTTATATATTGCGGAACCTTCTCAAAGATACTTGCTCCGGGAACGAGGGTAGGTTGGATAATAGCAGATAGGGAGATAATCAGAAAGTTCGTTTATGCTAAGCAAGGAATGGATCTATCAACCAGCATATTGGCTCAGTTTTTCATAGCTGAATTCTGTAAGAGAGGCTGGCTTGAACCACAGATAGAGCTTATAAGAAAGTATTATAAGGAGAAAAGAGACATTATGGCAGAAGCTCTGAAAGAATATCTGCCTGATAATGCTGAGTTTGTAAAGCCTGGAGGTGGCTTCTTCTATTGGGTTAGGGTCGAAGGCATCAATACTACTGAGATGTTTAAAACAGCTGTAGAGAAATATAATGTAGCTTATGTTATGGGAAGTGCGTTTTACCCTGATGGTGATAGACATGATGAAATGAGAGTGAACTTTACCTATCCATCTAAGGAAAATCTTAAAGAAGGGGCGAAAAGGCTGAGCGAAGCCATTAAGGAATTTTCAGGAGATTAA
- a CDS encoding bis-aminopropyl spermidine synthase family protein — MRLIERLAFEVKRETNIPIFARDVERVLSVLMVNGDFWEIVRYSMVPLPAVASLIKLLNREGWVAYEGENIVLTEKGKKESEALGIAPYRSHKCDKCFGRTVLLNEFEEVYREFLKIQEERPSALHRYDQGYVTPETTLARVVFADSRGDLRNREIIVLGDDDLVGIALALTGLPKRVVVIDIDRRILDFEKKVKEEKSLDLLEVMRVDLREPLSEDLLGKFDVFFTDPTETLAGFRAFACRGVATLKGPGCAGYVGLTHIETSLTKWREIQRFIVETGLVITDIINEFNEYINWPYFKDMRGWELNPVKNMPKGIWYVSALYRLETLEGFQRWNEPLPEDIYEDEESSTV; from the coding sequence TTGAGATTGATTGAAAGACTTGCTTTTGAAGTAAAGAGGGAGACCAACATACCGATTTTCGCGAGGGATGTGGAAAGGGTTTTATCAGTACTGATGGTAAACGGTGATTTCTGGGAGATAGTTAGATATTCGATGGTTCCCCTCCCAGCGGTTGCTTCCTTGATAAAGCTCCTTAATAGAGAAGGCTGGGTAGCGTATGAGGGGGAAAACATAGTATTAACTGAAAAGGGTAAAAAGGAGAGCGAGGCGCTCGGTATAGCGCCTTATAGGTCCCACAAGTGTGATAAGTGCTTTGGGAGAACCGTTCTTCTTAACGAGTTTGAGGAAGTCTATCGTGAATTCCTGAAGATTCAGGAAGAAAGGCCCTCAGCGCTTCATCGCTACGATCAGGGGTATGTCACGCCTGAGACCACACTGGCGAGGGTGGTTTTTGCTGATTCAAGAGGGGACCTTAGAAATAGGGAGATAATCGTTCTTGGAGATGACGATCTCGTTGGAATAGCGCTTGCTCTAACGGGACTACCCAAGAGGGTTGTCGTAATTGATATAGATAGAAGAATACTCGACTTTGAGAAAAAGGTAAAGGAGGAGAAAAGCCTCGATCTGCTCGAGGTCATGAGGGTAGATCTGCGTGAGCCACTTTCGGAAGATCTTCTTGGTAAGTTCGATGTCTTCTTTACCGATCCCACGGAGACGCTTGCGGGATTCAGAGCCTTTGCCTGCCGTGGCGTGGCTACCCTTAAAGGGCCCGGGTGTGCTGGATATGTGGGGCTTACCCATATAGAGACCTCTTTGACCAAGTGGAGGGAGATACAGCGCTTCATAGTCGAGACTGGGCTTGTTATAACTGACATAATAAACGAGTTTAACGAGTATATAAACTGGCCCTACTTTAAAGACATGCGTGGTTGGGAGCTTAATCCGGTTAAAAACATGCCTAAGGGGATTTGGTATGTGTCTGCGCTTTATAGATTAGAAACTTTAGAGGGATTTCAGAGATGGAATGAGCCCCTTCCGGAGGATATATATGAGGATGAGGAAAGCTCAACTGTTTAG
- the dnaK gene encoding molecular chaperone DnaK, whose amino-acid sequence MSRIVGIDLGTTYSAIAVMEGDKPEIIPNRRGKRVTPSVVAFSKNGEILVGEPAKNQAILNPERTILSIKRRMGTDYVLEIDGVAYRPQDISALILKKLKEDAEEFLNDSVEEAVITVPAYFSDAQRQATKEAGEIAGLKVLRIINEPTAAALAYGLGRESGDREKKVLVFDLGGGTFDVSILEIAEGVFEVKATSGINRLGGDDFDERIMGYLIDRFKEETGIDLSEDRMALQKLKEESEKAKIELSEVYETEINIPFIAADENGPKHLQISLTRDLFEELVKDLVDKLEGPVLQALEDAGLSPGEIDDVLLVGGSTRIPLVQRKIREIVGKDPLRGVNPDECVALGAAIQAAMVKGEVKGIVLVDVTPLSLGVETVGGIFTKIIERNTPIPTSASRIFTTIADNQTTVEIHVLQGERPLAKDNISLGKFQLTGIRPAPRGVPRIEVTFSIDVNGIVHVRARDLDTGKEQKVEIKGAKALSEKEIERLLREAEKEREKDERKLKERDLRNRIENMIYLLKRKVGSLEKEEAERVNETLKEVKKRVESASLEELEDLSKLLEDLNRELIE is encoded by the coding sequence TTGAGCAGGATTGTTGGGATTGATCTTGGAACTACCTATTCAGCCATTGCCGTTATGGAGGGAGACAAACCGGAGATAATTCCTAATAGAAGGGGGAAAAGGGTAACTCCTTCGGTTGTTGCTTTTTCTAAAAATGGTGAGATTCTCGTGGGGGAACCCGCTAAAAATCAGGCTATATTGAATCCTGAAAGAACGATTCTTTCAATAAAGAGGCGTATGGGAACTGATTATGTCTTAGAGATTGATGGTGTAGCTTATAGACCTCAGGATATTTCTGCGCTCATATTGAAGAAGCTCAAAGAGGATGCAGAGGAGTTTTTGAATGACAGCGTTGAGGAGGCGGTAATCACCGTCCCTGCCTACTTTAGTGATGCTCAGCGTCAGGCAACTAAGGAAGCGGGTGAGATAGCAGGGCTCAAGGTTTTGAGAATAATAAACGAACCTACTGCTGCTGCTTTGGCTTATGGCTTGGGAAGGGAAAGCGGTGATAGAGAAAAAAAGGTTCTTGTCTTTGATCTTGGTGGCGGGACCTTTGATGTCTCCATTCTCGAGATAGCGGAAGGTGTTTTCGAGGTTAAAGCTACCTCGGGGATAAATCGTCTCGGTGGGGATGACTTTGATGAGAGAATAATGGGCTATCTTATAGACAGGTTTAAAGAGGAAACGGGCATAGATCTCTCAGAAGATAGAATGGCTCTTCAAAAGCTTAAGGAGGAATCGGAGAAGGCGAAGATAGAGCTGTCCGAAGTTTATGAGACCGAGATAAACATTCCATTTATTGCAGCTGATGAAAATGGGCCCAAGCACCTCCAAATTTCTTTAACGAGAGATCTATTTGAGGAGCTTGTCAAAGATCTCGTTGACAAGCTTGAGGGTCCCGTGCTTCAGGCTCTCGAGGATGCAGGGCTTTCGCCGGGTGAGATAGATGACGTTCTTCTGGTTGGGGGGTCAACTCGAATTCCTCTTGTTCAAAGGAAGATAAGAGAGATAGTAGGTAAAGATCCCTTACGAGGGGTAAATCCAGACGAGTGCGTAGCTCTTGGCGCGGCGATACAGGCTGCCATGGTTAAGGGAGAGGTAAAGGGCATAGTGCTTGTAGATGTTACGCCTCTTTCGCTTGGTGTTGAAACGGTGGGGGGGATCTTCACGAAAATTATAGAGAGAAATACCCCCATCCCGACCTCTGCTTCCAGAATATTCACGACAATAGCGGATAATCAAACCACCGTTGAAATTCACGTTCTTCAAGGAGAGCGCCCGCTCGCCAAAGATAATATATCCTTAGGGAAGTTTCAGCTTACTGGCATAAGACCTGCTCCGAGGGGAGTTCCAAGAATAGAAGTGACTTTTTCTATAGATGTCAATGGAATAGTTCATGTCAGGGCTCGAGACCTTGATACTGGAAAGGAACAAAAAGTTGAGATAAAGGGTGCTAAAGCTCTCTCAGAGAAGGAAATAGAGCGCCTTTTAAGAGAGGCGGAGAAGGAAAGGGAAAAGGACGAAAGGAAGCTAAAGGAGCGTGATTTGAGAAATAGAATAGAGAATATGATCTATCTTCTTAAAAGGAAGGTAGGCTCTCTTGAGAAAGAAGAAGCTGAAAGAGTGAATGAAACTCTTAAGGAGGTTAAAAAGAGAGTCGAATCTGCTTCTCTTGAAGAGCTTGAGGATCTTTCAAAGCTTCTTGAGGATTTAAATAGGGAGCTGATCGAATAG
- a CDS encoding HEAT repeat domain-containing protein, producing MQIEDLTPYYKALGLRVGASLDEVKRAFRRLALRYHPDIAGEELHEKYEEIVKAYHFLTRKVSLRRPKVEKNEKKKKLSRQAKEILCRLEKRVKRREWRIPLSLLLDRLKSDNIYLRREVAKHLSMRDEEKALEALVDLLKDDDNEIVKISLRALEKARFKPALSRVRDLIVDGKGPEIRWMAVEALVRIGGEEVLNLLLPLLKHPVTEVRLVAVRALGLLGDRRAACSLTSLLYVEQDAQVRTWIKRILENWRLK from the coding sequence GTGCAGATTGAAGACTTAACTCCTTACTATAAGGCACTTGGCTTGCGCGTAGGTGCTTCGCTTGATGAAGTAAAAAGAGCCTTTAGAAGGCTCGCTCTGAGATATCATCCGGATATAGCTGGTGAGGAATTACATGAGAAGTATGAGGAGATTGTGAAAGCCTATCACTTTCTAACTCGAAAGGTTTCTCTGAGGAGACCCAAGGTTGAAAAAAACGAGAAAAAGAAAAAGCTATCAAGACAGGCTAAGGAAATATTGTGTAGACTGGAAAAACGGGTAAAGCGGAGGGAGTGGAGGATTCCCTTAAGCTTGCTTTTAGATAGGTTAAAAAGCGATAATATATACTTAAGAAGGGAAGTTGCCAAGCACCTTTCAATGAGAGATGAGGAGAAGGCCTTAGAGGCGCTGGTTGACCTTCTTAAGGATGATGATAACGAAATAGTAAAAATTTCTCTTAGAGCCCTTGAAAAAGCGCGCTTTAAGCCTGCTTTAAGTAGAGTAAGGGATCTCATTGTCGATGGGAAAGGTCCTGAAATTCGATGGATGGCGGTTGAAGCTCTGGTTAGAATAGGAGGTGAGGAGGTCCTAAATCTGCTTCTTCCTTTACTCAAACATCCGGTGACGGAGGTGAGGTTAGTCGCGGTAAGGGCATTAGGTCTTCTTGGGGATAGAAGAGCTGCTTGCTCGCTTACTTCTCTACTTTATGTGGAGCAAGATGCTCAAGTGAGAACTTGGATCAAGAGAATTCTTGAAAACTGGCGACTTAAGTAA
- a CDS encoding histidine triad nucleotide-binding protein produces MRDCVFCRIIRGELPSEKLYEDGKVVVIKDINPQAPFHALVIPKEHVENVLEVEDGALFSHIFRVIRLVVERYGLAEKGFRIVNNCGYEGGQTVYHLHFHILGGRLMGWPPG; encoded by the coding sequence ATGAGGGATTGCGTATTTTGCAGGATTATAAGGGGGGAGCTTCCCAGCGAAAAGCTTTATGAGGATGGTAAGGTTGTGGTCATAAAGGATATCAATCCGCAAGCCCCTTTTCACGCTCTTGTTATACCGAAGGAGCATGTTGAAAATGTTCTTGAGGTTGAGGATGGAGCTCTCTTTTCCCACATATTCAGGGTTATAAGGCTTGTGGTGGAAAGGTATGGTCTCGCTGAAAAAGGCTTTAGGATAGTTAATAATTGTGGCTATGAAGGAGGGCAAACGGTATATCATCTTCACTTCCATATACTTGGAGGACGTCTTATGGGATGGCCCCCTGGGTAG
- a CDS encoding 30S ribosomal protein S21, with translation MAAEIVVGKNETIDDALRRFKKKCQRSGIISEMKRRSFYEKPSERRKRRSSRRRKK, from the coding sequence ATGGCTGCGGAGATAGTGGTCGGCAAGAACGAGACGATAGACGATGCTCTGCGTCGCTTCAAGAAAAAGTGCCAGCGTTCTGGCATTATATCTGAGATGAAGAGACGCTCGTTCTACGAGAAGCCGAGTGAGCGCCGTAAGCGCCGTTCGTCTCGCCGCAGGAAAAAGTAG